The proteins below come from a single Bacteroidales bacterium WCE2004 genomic window:
- a CDS encoding Phosphopantetheine attachment site, which yields MDINEFIVNFADQFDDTPAEDLTPETVFHDLDEYSSIIALSIIAMIDEEYGVALTGNEMKSAVTIQDLFNTVQAKVA from the coding sequence ATGGACATCAACGAATTCATTGTCAATTTCGCCGACCAGTTCGACGACACGCCGGCCGAGGATCTCACCCCGGAGACGGTCTTCCACGATCTCGACGAATATTCTTCCATCATCGCCCTCTCCATCATCGCCATGATCGACGAGGAATATGGCGTAGCGCTCACCGGCAACGAGATGAAGTCGGCCGTCACCATCCAGGATCTGTTCAACACGGTTCAGGCCAAAGTAGCGTAA
- a CDS encoding sugar O-acyltransferase, sialic acid O-acetyltransferase NeuD family, translating into MKNLIIIGAGGMGRTIYSNALESVGYGEKFVVKGFIDDNLAALDAFENYPPIVGTIRDYQPQPDDVFVSSIGGAFRRACMEEIIRRGGEFMELIHETARIYQNAKLGKGNFIGAFSVIGNDAVVGDYNMIQSYTVIGHDAHIGNWNRIDTHVTCVGGIVIEDEVNIHTGAVISHNVTVGTGAHVGALSFVIRKVKPGTTVCGNPAKKLEI; encoded by the coding sequence ATGAAGAACCTGATCATCATCGGGGCCGGCGGAATGGGCCGGACGATATACAGCAATGCGCTTGAGAGCGTAGGATACGGCGAGAAGTTTGTCGTGAAGGGATTCATCGACGACAATCTCGCGGCGCTGGATGCGTTTGAGAACTATCCGCCGATCGTCGGGACGATCCGGGACTACCAGCCGCAGCCGGACGATGTGTTCGTGTCGTCCATCGGCGGTGCGTTCCGTCGCGCCTGCATGGAAGAGATCATCCGCCGGGGCGGCGAGTTCATGGAGCTGATCCACGAGACGGCGCGGATCTATCAAAATGCCAAGTTGGGGAAAGGTAATTTCATCGGGGCCTTCTCCGTGATCGGCAACGACGCCGTGGTCGGAGATTACAACATGATCCAGTCCTACACCGTGATTGGGCACGACGCCCACATCGGCAACTGGAACCGCATCGACACGCACGTCACCTGCGTGGGCGGGATCGTGATCGAGGATGAGGTTAACATCCACACCGGAGCCGTGATCAGCCACAACGTGACGGTCGGGACGGGCGCCCACGTGGGCGCGCTGAGTTTTGTGATCAGGAAAGTGAAACCCGGGACCACCGTATGCGGCAACCCGGCCAAGAAGTTAGAGATATAA